The nucleotide sequence tttttttttttttaatgtttttgaaaagtctCATACTCAataaggctgtatttatttgatcaaaaatacagtaaaaaggtgaaatataattacaaattaaaataacttttctacttgaatatttttacaatttaattaattcctgtgatgtaaagttaaattttcagcagcattactctattacttcagtgtcacatgatccttcaaaaatcattctaatatgctgatttgctacttaaGAAATACTTACTAGTGTTGAAACAAGTGTGCTggttaatatatttgtaaaaaccttgatatgtttttcaggattatttaagaacagtatttatttttaacattataaatatctttactgtcacttttgatcaattcaatgcatccttgctgaaagtatttacttaaaaaaaaaaaatctactgacCCCAGACTCTTCCGCATATGTGCTGTTGTGTGTTGGCTGAAAGTGTTGCTGAAAGAGGTAAATCACACAAATGCATGTGGTTGGTTTTTGTTCAACAAGGCTACCGCTGACATTGTACCCAATTACTTAACCTTTGCAGTTGTGCACATAAGACTTAAAGCTGGTGTCATTCAAGTCATGTGACCTCCCCCTCTCTCCCTCTTTGTCCAAAGGGTGGAGGAGTTTCATCTCTACAGGAACAGAAacgatacaaaaaaaaaacaaagcaattgaAGCTAAATGCCGCTCCTCAATACAGAGGAAAAATAACCATGTGGTCATTCACTCATAtgcacgcatacacacacacacacacacacacactctcactaCACAGTAGTACATACTCTTTAACGTGTACTGTTACCTAATCCGGACAAGTGCTGTTCATCATTCCATTAAATCCATCAGGTAAAATCATTCACGTCTGAGGAGACAGATTACATGGTGACCCAGGTTGGGTAAGTACAGCGCGcaatcacattttaaatagacGCGTTTCAATGGGTTAGTCAACGTCCCGAGATCACAGATGTAATTTGAAGTACAAGTCAGAATACTGTCAAGCACTCAGGACGTTCATGCAACATTACAGAAGTCAAACAAACACTGGATGTGTTAGTAACATGTCTGTATGCGTGTGTGAGAGGCTCACCTGTGCGGGTGTCTTCTGTGATGCTTGGTCAGCGCTCACCCTTTCCGCATTATCTGATGAAGATCTCCTTTTCTCTTCCTCCTCCAGCTCCTTCAGGCTAGCTGGCAGCTCTAAGTTCTGCACTCCCAGAATCCTGGCGGCATTTGCTTTGGCCACATTCAGCAGATACTTCTTCTCTGTGGAAGATTTCAAGATGGAGATTAAAATTTACCTCCATAGTCAGCATTATAAAATAGTCACCCAACAACTgactacactgcaaaaaatcattttattaatctgcatttttacatacttttttaaatatttaaaaatgtttattttttaagcagATATTCTTAGCTTGTGCatataactatttatttattttgtttacagtCATAAAAGCCTAATGAGAAAGAAGAGGGGGTTTTGTAACTTACAAGCATAAAACCTAgcgaggaagaaaaaaaataaaataataataataatgtattgctGTTATTTTTTGCATAACACACAAAAAGTGCAAAGACGACAGAAATAAAGCATCAAAAGTTGTCCATACTACTTATGCAACGTATTTAAAGTCTTCTAAAGCTAAATGATAGCCCTTGTGGTGTGaagaacagactgaaatttagGTTAGCTGCTTTGTATGGAAAAACTAACTcctaaaaacttttaaaatttcctTTTGTCTTCAGTGTAGCATATACAACAATTAAAGTGAAGATGGTCTTACCCTCAAGGCTGAGGCGGACCGAAGAGCGTTCACGGCTGCGAGAGCGGCTTCTGTAATCTCTGGAGCCCCTGGGAGAGTGGGAAAAACGGCACCGGTACCTCCCCACGAACCTGCTTCCCCTCCAGTAGCCCGGAGAGCGGCTGCGTGAACGGCTACGAGACCGGGATCGTGATGGAGAACGCCTGTAGCGTCTAGAGTGGCTGTAAGGGGATGGAGAGCGACTGCGGCGATGGTAGCGTCTGCGGTGGGAAGAGTGCTCAGGAGAAGGGCTGTAGGAGCGGGAGCGAGCCCGGTAGCGGCGAGGAGGAGAATGGTGTCTGTGACGGCAATGTGAGCGGCCAGAGCAGCGTGGATGGGAGCGGGAGCGGGAACGTGAGCGAGAGCGTGAGGAAGAGCCGCTGTCGGAGGATGAGCTCCGTGATGAACTCCGTGACCTGCGGTAGGAGCGGCTGCCCCTACTGCTGGAGTATGAGCTGTCACACGAGCTGTCACTGCTGCTGCTTGAGGAACGAGAGGAGCTCCGACCAGATGGAGCCTTCTGATCAAAGATGAGCTTCACACCCTCACTTTGACGCCCAGGGCTGGCCTCCTTCATGATTAAACCTACAAACACAAACCATTGGATGTTACTCGTCAACTAAGTGTTAAATCAATCAAGAAATTTGATTACCATCCATCTTCTGCAAGTTTTAACAGAGTTAAAGGTGTGAGAGTTAACAGGTGTTTGTTCATATGTAATTCACCtagtttatataacatttttaatcctaaaaccatggtgattttttttcttgactgTTGACTGCAATTTCTGCTTTAAGTACTtgttgatttcaaagctgatttttttagcatcataactccagccttcagtgccacatgatccttcagaattctaatattctgttttgctgctcaaaaaaaaattgttgttattattattatgctgataACAGCAGAGTATaatattttcaggatttttttgatgaagagTTCAATGAACagcattaaaacacacacacacacattaaaaatcttttgaatattcaaatacttttgagtggtagaatatacagtagtcaacatttgaagtggatcaaaaagaGTTCAACAAAGTTGTCCAAGATCGGGTATTGTTATAATCTCAGGACAACTCtgattattagtttatttaagccatattttctaattaaacatgacaacaaaaaagaacaaaacagatGGCAGTAGTGAGCAGGAGAATGTGCTGGAACTAAAATTCAGGTCAGGTGACGTTGTCTAACAAAGTCTCCGCCCCTCCTGTCAATCAAATTACACAACAGACTAGAACATTCCGCAAGAAACACTATAAATAATAGTGTTTATAATAACCAACGTTATCACAACAACACTATGACAGAATCGATATGTTGTTTGCCTTTCAGTAGTTAACGTTACTGTTAGTATCACTAATTAACGTTAGCACAATATTGTTAACGTTACTTACGGAAAGATTAAGATACATAACAACGTTAAAGTATTTACTTTAAACCAcgttaaacatataaatatcagcTTTTAACAACATTTAACTGCAACTTACCGTCAAAAGGACTTGACCCAACAGTAAGATTCTAAGGAAAACGCTCTGTATTAGGCGGTAACGTTACTCCTCAAGCGAATTCAAAACAGAAACGATTTGAAATTCAACAACTGTCAAATGAATGTATGTTTACTCCAAAATAACGTCGAAATTGAAAACAATTTCGTGAAACAGACGTGTTTCTGAGTAGTCAACGTCTATCTTTCGCATACGTCGTCGATTTCTCGCGAGCGCTTGGATGGTTCAGCGTGAAGTGGCTCGTGTGCAGCTTGTTTTTCACTTAACCGAAACTCACTGACGTCATCCCGGGGGGGAGGGGAGAATCTAGAAAATTCATCAACGCAACTGTATTTGGAtagacattattttatttgttgtttatttatttaaaccataGTAACCGAGTTTTTATGTTAATTGcgtttttttataataataaaaaaaagtaaattcattGTTTTGAAGACTTCAGTAGGTTAATATCTGAGAATACTGtcatatatttacattcatatttacatattgtttgctttatttatgtACAGTGGTTTCATAGGGTTGTCTAGTAATAAATGCGTAGGTGCTGTTAAACAGTCTCTCGAGAAATCGCATGTTTTTGTGAGATTATATCTAGATATTCTGCGAGCccagggttgccaagtctgcggttttcccgcggaattggaCTATCTTTTTCCCCAGCAGATTAATGGTTTGACATATTTGACTGAAATGATTGtactgaaatattatatattctacCAATGATACTAAGTTTGTAAATGAGGGCCAACTGGTAAgagttaaagggataattcgtccaaaaaatttgtcattaattattcaccctcattccaaacccgtaaaacctttctttatcttcggaacacaaattaagatatctctaatgaaatccaagagctttttgaccttGTTTAAGTTCAGAGGAAAGTATGCGCATTCATGCATCATGGTACTCGTGGTGCTATGGTTACGTGGAGGAGAaaaatggttgaataaagtagctattttagttttttgcacaacaaaaagtattcctcaaacgtggtagttgcattgctctctgtgggaaaaaaaaaaacgtaaaaaatatcctgtgttccgaagacgaacgcaggccttacgggtttagaacgtcatgagcgtgagtaattaatgacagaattttcatttttgggtgaactatgcctttaaggcTGGATACAGATGTAGCTACTTGGTATGTGCACATCAGTATAGCATAATTTTTTATCACACTTTACAAcagtaattaatgtttttgtaaggAGTAGGTTTGGCGTGGGTGtagataattaataaaacaatcaaggaagcaaatttaatttcattataaaaGCTGTATCCTTTTTAGCTACAACCCAGTGAGCCCTTGTAATGATCTGTGTAATGATCGCtacaatatatttgtttttaacagtgaCTGCAAAATACGCACTTTAGGTATGGGAAGTGCATatttgagttttgatatttttaatttatgtaattgtgCTACCTTTGGGCTTTTTTGGTTGGCCATTGCGCTAGTTTTGCTATGCagatctggcaaccctgtgTATAGGAGTACTACCTCCCTTTAACACAATAACCCACCGTGCGTACGCTGCATGATTCTGCATTTTCTCCTTCAAATAAAAGAAGAACAGCTCGTGCTTGAGACAGAAATCAGGTCTTAAACATTTTATCTAAAGGATGGCTGTCGAAAACCTGCTTCCGGGCAACTTTGGCTATGCAATTTTTACGTATTTGTATAGTTTTGTCATGCTAATGTATTTGGGGGTCAAAGTTGGTGGTGCACGGAAGAAGTTTGGAGTAAAGGTACGATAAGTCTTCACATATTGTATgcatattattaaattgtttgaaATTATACTAATGCATAGTAATATTTGATTTCTGATTTGGAATAACGCATGTTTTATAGCAGATTCTTTGGTTTAACGTATGTTTACGCTCTCGTGTTTTTGTGTATAGTATCCCACCATGTACAGTGATAAGGAACAAGTCTTCAACTGTATTCAGAGAGCCCATCAGAACACACTGGAAGTTTATCCACAGTGGCTGGTGTTCCAGACTATTGCTGCATTAGAGTATCCTGTGAGTAACACAGTTGTGTgcaattcaaaaatgaattattaatgacAGTTCAAAGAAACTAATGCAAATGCTTAATGCTTATCTTTTAAGTTTATGTCACCTATGGACACATCATCATGTAGCATAAGGGGTATTTGCACAAACATTAGATGATAACAATTATTCATGTCCCATATAGAAAAGTGTCTTGTGTAGAAAgtgttatataattaatttaatgacattaataaattgTATGGAATGTGGTGAGAGAATATTGATGACTTAGTTTGGTCTAAATGGTTCATTCAGAAAAATCTTCTTCCTGCCAATCCAATTCAAAATCCAGTTTAATGTGAAGGTAGCCAGTTCAAATTCCAGCTCATGAATTGAAATGGTGTGAATTCTTAAATTCTCAAATTCTAGCCAGTCCTTCCTTGTATATCTGTGCATTACTGTTCCTTAAGTTGTaccatattacattttggtGGCAACTAGAAGTTTCTAACAAGTAGAAATTTGACAAAAGCATTGATCACAGTCAGGTTTTGGGCTGGTagctgtaatgttgtttgttcaAACCCTACAACGGTTAATATAAAGTTTCATCATTGTGCCTTTGATCAAAACACTTGACCTTGATCATGGGTTTAGCAGAGGGAGGTTTCCCTTTATTGAGTGTTCTGTAAATCTCtgttaaatatgtaaattcATTCACTTTTCATGTGCACTCATATGTACACCCTTTTACCCAGTTCACCTTTGTTTATCTAGCATTTTTATCTCCCACATCAGATTGCTGCTTCTGTGTTAGGAGTCATCTGGGTTACGAGCAGGTTCTCTTATGCCTGGGGTTACTACACTGGTGGTAAgtctttaaaaagcacatacaagttaatgcaaatgcaaaagcaGATTTACATCTGTTTCTGAATCAAAGTGCAACTGCGAAAAGCTTTGCATTTATTTTCCATATAATTACAGATTTAAACAAGATGTATGTTTGTGGtttcaaaataatgtatatttatgcatttttaagttGGCTTACACGTGCCAGATACTGTTAACTCCAAAATAACATTGACTGCTggagcataaataaatgtaaattttaattagaagaaaattgtttttgtgaagctgttgcacaaaacaaaaaagtctgTGACTGTAATGTGTTTCAGTATGTTCAggttgttattttaaacattcatgTGAGTTTTAGCCCTTGTTACCAGTGTTGTTTCTTCGTTTCAGATCCTGCTAAGAGGATGAATGGTGCATATGGATACATTGGGCTGTTTGGAGTCATCCTGCTTTCCATCTCTATTGCTCTCCAACTGCTTGGAGTGTTTTAAGGGAAACACCACTGGGGAAATGCCACATAAAACTAATACCTGGCACTTAATGTAATTTTCAGCTgtactttttcacttttttactcTGTTTCTTAATTATATTGTTCCATCCCGTAGCTATTATATGgtataaaatatttc is from Labeo rohita strain BAU-BD-2019 chromosome 13, IGBB_LRoh.1.0, whole genome shotgun sequence and encodes:
- the rsrp1 gene encoding arginine/serine-rich protein 1; translation: MKEASPGRQSEGVKLIFDQKAPSGRSSSRSSSSSSDSSCDSSYSSSRGSRSYRRSRSSSRSSSSDSGSSSRSRSRSRSRSHPRCSGRSHCRHRHHSPPRRYRARSRSYSPSPEHSSHRRRYHRRSRSPSPYSHSRRYRRSPSRSRSRSRSRSRSPGYWRGSRFVGRYRCRFSHSPRGSRDYRSRSRSRERSSVRLSLEEKKYLLNVAKANAARILGVQNLELPASLKELEEEEKRRSSSDNAERVSADQASQKTPAQVNGGVNDDGEAGTSPTSPKRRPITFSINNTIARPSNSPTLHDSKVTSRADSVADRKPYGQWVPISRSSSKK
- the mgst3b gene encoding microsomal glutathione S-transferase 3b → MAVENLLPGNFGYAIFTYLYSFVMLMYLGVKVGGARKKFGVKYPTMYSDKEQVFNCIQRAHQNTLEVYPQWLVFQTIAALEYPIAASVLGVIWVTSRFSYAWGYYTGDPAKRMNGAYGYIGLFGVILLSISIALQLLGVF